One part of the Aurantibacillus circumpalustris genome encodes these proteins:
- a CDS encoding T9SS type A sorting domain-containing protein encodes MGNPLLSSSTPSCNTTNLSFFPSSATVLAQGSVPNCTVDLTNCGTAVQYSSAAVTATVYTPFCWEPGSSLCHFEDMCTHPSGTTVCTGTAGNWNNFYFDMVNATGMGSCYIKRYLKDEERFVLCDLGYSVNGVNSSTVSSANYSYSAGSCSGTDIWGVNDGFNGGVYTFSTTGNSIAIPISSITLNDSPFTSTISCLEVVYNNATVSTSGSSLIVNSSQNMGLVLIKYIPQNTSGKFGNATYIYVYFFPGACNAGNDCNLVQNGGFEYLAAGTASCGSHIGSNYNNIGTAPISLLNCWQNYELSPDLFTRGCSTGGAYDLGINTYGTTLDSFSGPSTGNDRIVGIASYSSTPNNFNEVLKNNLSSALTPSNVYQVSFMVCNYTGSISVANANPNAAPVVISLASEDNFLSQGSGTGNYPLGLNILTEFTVNAATNSLLPWTLVTHTFVFNQSLPHNVLLIGVDVAKTAAQVGAGGYYYVFLDEVKLYQYPTSATFSIPTASVCGNATYTNLNTYASTTGTFSGQGVTFNSPNYDFNLSGTLTVGTYPVAFTYSTTCLTTLWENIVVSPIYTLSPILSNTLNCSNITGGVAMFGIISPANNNLNYVWQPGNLTGPIPTASPLSTTIYTVTATDVNNCSGTTTLAVNVPTNCCSSPSIQNFSATSIPGNTVFTGPMIISSDFTIQAGTTAFLGGEFVFTNNAKITVASGAILDIRGSHFYACGANMWQGIVVQNGGVVYTSNYNGNDCLIEDAITAIDVSNSSSHSTILDIENTIFNKNHIGINISNYTESVNPYPFKIENCVFTCRDMPFSNTTWPSTGASSSVTGISAQVRTAISSTTDIFPPYLSQTGFSITTLKNPYLNLHSRVAIELNNVGVTSGSVMYGINIGSSSNASDFNLFDAHNFLIQSVNSNLFAVNNVFQNTMREYFPSVGAIITTYSLEGGAAIEHITNNQMNTKLDLTAPNSSLGNRFWDCVYGVDGNQTYKFDISNAIFRSTQSSTFIPPPAFYSNWPGVHNTVVGQSAITLNSNRFEQNIQDNEFSNITIGIQIGSVPGSYYVIAQSYTNNTYGIYAGNISIKNNTFSPVTNISNPSPGNNYLNYAISLDIPFSTTMQVASGSSLVVQDNILDRVFRGIYINGMSGLPTLVKNNVVTLRTDYMYSTSQSAIEMDNTIGSATNITNNVIETNTLSCVPNSTANLQSSLIFCGMNIGPLSPRVICNDLKWANQGFVFHSSNAGAYWRGNTMEDIGKGMVLNNNGIIGVQGGSLSPIDNEWNGSWTNYKQTSVDNSSNANNSKLWVQSGSPWEPTINDGLFTQNYTFSNNISIVASGSYTCGGGPNQIVINIPNNDDELYSSEHYYIMKNSLYHLLHFNEDIRTGDAGLEDFYSNESSTTIGIFMEIEEKLYQGNFSDAHTLNDGLNPAELNTVELNYRNYYNLYMKCLDSEEDGLTSEDSSALRDLAYLCPGENGACIYQARALYKIMSKQPLYFLNDCEEEIGARYSNPGSSENTKWINATKLNVQLFPNPAQNSVTFLGKNESEDLFVSIRDVSGRTVLNKNLKTRNFSAKLEIDLINGIYFVAISNNQNKNITRKLVISK; translated from the coding sequence GTGGGAAATCCATTATTATCAAGTTCGACACCATCTTGCAATACAACTAATCTTTCCTTTTTTCCTAGTAGTGCCACTGTCTTAGCCCAGGGCTCAGTACCGAATTGTACAGTGGACTTAACGAATTGTGGAACGGCAGTACAATATTCTAGCGCAGCGGTAACTGCAACAGTTTATACTCCTTTCTGCTGGGAGCCTGGAAGTAGTTTATGTCATTTTGAAGATATGTGTACGCATCCAAGTGGAACTACTGTATGCACTGGGACTGCAGGAAATTGGAATAACTTCTATTTTGACATGGTTAATGCAACCGGAATGGGAAGTTGTTATATAAAACGTTATTTGAAGGATGAAGAAAGATTTGTGCTATGCGATTTAGGTTATTCCGTAAATGGTGTAAATTCAAGTACGGTTTCTTCGGCTAATTATTCATACTCGGCTGGGTCGTGCAGTGGAACCGATATTTGGGGAGTTAATGATGGTTTTAACGGTGGCGTATATACCTTTAGTACTACGGGAAACTCCATTGCAATTCCAATTAGCTCTATCACTTTAAATGACTCGCCATTTACATCAACTATTTCTTGCTTGGAAGTAGTCTATAACAATGCAACTGTAAGTACAAGTGGCTCAAGTTTAATTGTAAACTCTAGTCAAAATATGGGGTTGGTTTTAATAAAGTATATACCACAAAATACAAGTGGTAAATTCGGTAACGCAACTTATATTTATGTGTATTTTTTTCCTGGAGCTTGCAATGCAGGAAATGATTGTAATTTAGTTCAAAATGGTGGTTTTGAATATCTTGCCGCAGGAACCGCCTCATGTGGATCTCATATAGGAAGTAATTACAATAATATTGGAACTGCCCCAATTTCTCTATTAAATTGTTGGCAAAATTATGAATTGAGTCCAGATCTTTTTACAAGGGGATGTTCTACTGGTGGTGCTTACGATCTTGGAATAAATACATATGGTACAACTTTAGATAGTTTTAGTGGTCCAAGTACTGGTAATGATCGAATTGTAGGAATTGCATCTTACTCATCGACGCCAAACAATTTTAATGAGGTTTTGAAAAATAATCTTAGCTCGGCACTAACTCCCTCTAATGTTTATCAGGTTTCGTTTATGGTTTGTAATTATACGGGGTCTATTAGTGTAGCAAATGCTAATCCAAACGCAGCTCCAGTTGTAATCAGCCTTGCTTCAGAAGACAATTTTTTATCTCAAGGTTCAGGAACCGGAAATTATCCTTTGGGGTTAAATATCTTGACAGAATTTACCGTTAACGCGGCTACGAATTCGCTTTTGCCTTGGACGTTGGTAACTCACACGTTTGTTTTTAATCAAAGCTTACCTCATAATGTTTTGTTAATTGGTGTTGATGTTGCGAAAACCGCAGCTCAAGTTGGGGCGGGTGGCTATTACTATGTGTTTTTGGATGAGGTTAAACTTTATCAATATCCAACATCCGCAACATTTTCTATTCCGACAGCCAGTGTTTGTGGAAATGCTACCTATACGAATCTCAATACTTATGCTAGCACAACTGGAACGTTTTCTGGTCAAGGAGTAACTTTCAACTCACCAAATTATGACTTTAATCTTTCTGGAACATTAACGGTAGGAACTTATCCGGTAGCTTTTACTTATTCAACTACGTGCCTCACTACACTTTGGGAGAATATTGTGGTTTCACCTATATACACTTTATCGCCAATTTTGAGTAACACGCTTAATTGTTCTAACATTACTGGGGGAGTTGCAATGTTTGGCATTATTTCACCTGCCAATAACAACCTGAATTATGTATGGCAACCAGGCAATCTTACTGGTCCAATACCAACCGCCAGTCCATTGTCTACTACAATATACACGGTAACTGCAACTGATGTTAATAATTGTTCAGGTACAACGACTCTTGCGGTGAATGTGCCTACAAATTGTTGCAGCTCCCCATCCATTCAAAATTTCTCTGCCACATCCATTCCAGGGAACACAGTCTTTACAGGCCCTATGATCATCTCAAGCGATTTTACAATTCAGGCAGGAACAACAGCGTTTTTGGGTGGTGAATTTGTGTTTACAAATAATGCAAAAATTACTGTCGCAAGTGGCGCTATTTTGGATATCCGAGGGTCTCACTTTTATGCATGCGGTGCAAATATGTGGCAAGGAATTGTTGTACAGAACGGAGGGGTCGTATATACATCTAACTATAATGGAAATGATTGCTTGATTGAAGATGCAATCACTGCCATAGATGTAAGTAATTCAAGTAGTCATAGCACCATCTTAGATATTGAAAATACTATTTTTAATAAGAACCATATTGGAATAAATATTTCTAACTATACAGAAAGTGTCAATCCATATCCTTTTAAAATTGAGAATTGTGTTTTCACTTGCAGAGATATGCCATTCAGCAATACGACATGGCCATCGACTGGAGCATCTTCAAGTGTAACAGGAATATCCGCTCAAGTTCGCACAGCAATTAGTTCAACAACAGACATCTTTCCTCCCTACCTAAGTCAAACAGGCTTCTCAATCACTACTCTTAAAAATCCTTATTTGAATTTACATTCGCGGGTTGCCATAGAGCTTAACAATGTTGGAGTTACAAGTGGTAGTGTAATGTACGGTATAAACATTGGATCTTCATCCAATGCTTCAGATTTTAATCTTTTTGATGCTCATAATTTTCTAATTCAATCTGTTAACAGCAACTTATTTGCTGTTAACAATGTTTTTCAAAATACAATGAGAGAGTATTTTCCGTCCGTCGGTGCAATAATAACTACATATAGTTTAGAAGGAGGCGCTGCTATCGAACATATCACAAATAATCAGATGAATACTAAATTAGATTTAACCGCACCAAACTCAAGTCTTGGAAACCGATTCTGGGACTGTGTGTATGGAGTTGATGGAAATCAAACTTATAAATTTGATATCTCGAATGCGATATTTCGTAGCACTCAATCTTCCACTTTTATTCCACCTCCCGCTTTTTATAGCAACTGGCCTGGAGTGCATAATACTGTTGTAGGACAATCAGCTATTACCTTAAATTCAAATCGCTTTGAGCAAAATATTCAGGATAATGAATTTAGTAATATAACGATTGGTATCCAGATTGGGTCGGTACCGGGCAGCTATTATGTTATAGCACAGAGTTACACTAATAATACTTACGGCATTTATGCCGGCAATATATCAATCAAGAATAATACTTTTAGTCCAGTAACCAATATTTCAAATCCAAGTCCGGGGAATAATTATCTGAATTACGCAATTTCCTTGGACATTCCTTTTTCGACAACTATGCAAGTTGCATCAGGAAGTAGCTTAGTTGTTCAGGACAATATTCTTGACAGGGTTTTTAGGGGAATTTATATTAATGGTATGTCGGGTCTTCCGACACTGGTAAAGAACAATGTTGTAACGCTTCGTACGGACTATATGTACAGTACCTCGCAAAGTGCTATAGAAATGGATAACACCATAGGTAGCGCTACCAATATTACTAATAATGTTATTGAAACAAATACTCTAAGTTGCGTTCCAAACAGCACCGCCAACCTTCAGTCTTCCTTAATATTTTGCGGAATGAATATTGGGCCTTTATCGCCAAGGGTAATCTGCAACGATCTTAAATGGGCTAATCAAGGTTTTGTTTTTCACAGTTCAAATGCAGGTGCTTATTGGCGCGGTAATACCATGGAAGATATTGGAAAAGGCATGGTTTTAAACAATAATGGAATAATCGGAGTACAGGGAGGCAGCCTCTCACCTATAGATAATGAATGGAACGGATCTTGGACGAACTATAAACAAACAAGTGTCGACAACTCAAGCAATGCTAACAATTCAAAGCTCTGGGTGCAAAGTGGCTCGCCTTGGGAACCTACTATTAATGATGGTCTCTTTACACAAAACTATACTTTTAGTAATAATATTAGCATTGTTGCAAGTGGTTCATATACATGCGGAGGTGGTCCAAACCAGATAGTTATTAATATTCCTAACAATGATGATGAACTTTATTCAAGCGAACATTATTATATTATGAAAAACTCTTTATATCACTTGTTGCATTTTAATGAAGATATTCGAACCGGTGATGCGGGTTTAGAAGATTTTTACTCTAATGAATCATCTACTACAATTGGTATTTTTATGGAGATCGAAGAAAAATTATACCAGGGTAATTTTTCTGACGCCCACACCTTAAATGATGGATTAAATCCTGCTGAATTAAATACTGTGGAACTGAATTACAGGAACTACTACAACTTATATATGAAGTGTCTTGATTCGGAAGAAGACGGGTTGACTTCTGAAGATAGCTCCGCTCTTCGCGACCTGGCTTATTTATGCCCAGGAGAGAACGGAGCCTGTATCTATCAGGCCAGGGCTTTATACAAAATCATGTCCAAACAACCTTTATACTTTTTAAATGACTGTGAAGAGGAGATTGGAGCGAGGTATTCTAATCCCGGATCAAGTGAGAATACAAAATGGATAAACGCTACTAAATTGAATGTTCAATTATTTCCCAATCCTGCTCAGAATAGCGTTACGTTTCTTGGTAAGAACGAAAGTGAAGATCTCTTTGTTTCAATAAGGGACGTAAGTGGCAGGACTGTTCTGAATAAAAATTTGAAAACCCGGAATTTTAGCGCTAAATTAGAGATAGACTTAATTAACGGTATTTACTTTGTCGCGATTAGCAATAATCAAAATAAAAACATTACCAGAAAATTAGTTATTTCTAAATAG
- a CDS encoding T9SS type A sorting domain-containing protein, giving the protein MRKLVLSFLIVYACFLKAQVVNYVNNGSFEELFSPGSLPNSNKTKLWSGIDTTKYPFYVRNESLNNVPGFSFDYQMPRSGMGFVMGTFLCSSGCNTVTNRSYFRNELKQTLISGKSYCVKFYVNVKNSSPNGIDGIGAFFGDNTLDTIKYPDIKITYLVPQIKNLTGNVVVDTLNWVEISGTFTATGIEKYMVIGNFLSDLNTGTVQLQSSTQVGCDLNLDDVSCIELDLPAYAGRDTSVFVGDSVFLGREPDVGIKEACVWYKMTSATTSVTLDTIAGFWVKPLVTSTYIVQQEICGMVKLDTVTIYMDAVGIEKLKILQKELKVYPVPAQDYFELRIGNGKLVEDYNSICICNMFGETLFEKLISFDENILRISTSQLSPGTYFITIRNSKNENITKKLLISK; this is encoded by the coding sequence ATGAGAAAACTTGTTTTGTCTTTTTTGATTGTGTATGCTTGTTTTTTAAAAGCGCAAGTAGTTAATTATGTCAACAATGGCAGTTTTGAAGAATTGTTTAGTCCAGGATCTTTACCAAATAGCAACAAAACGAAGTTGTGGTCGGGCATTGATACAACCAAATATCCGTTTTATGTGCGGAATGAGAGTTTAAATAACGTACCTGGTTTTAGTTTTGATTATCAGATGCCAAGATCCGGTATGGGGTTTGTAATGGGTACCTTTTTGTGCAGTAGCGGGTGTAATACGGTCACAAACAGAAGCTATTTTAGGAACGAGTTGAAACAAACACTGATTAGCGGTAAAAGCTATTGTGTAAAGTTTTACGTAAATGTGAAAAATTCCTCACCGAATGGAATAGATGGAATTGGTGCTTTTTTTGGGGATAATACCCTTGATACCATAAAATACCCGGACATAAAAATTACTTATTTAGTACCACAAATAAAGAACCTAACAGGAAATGTGGTAGTTGATACTCTTAACTGGGTAGAAATAAGTGGAACTTTTACAGCAACAGGGATAGAAAAATATATGGTGATCGGTAATTTTTTAAGTGACCTAAATACAGGAACCGTGCAACTTCAAAGCTCTACACAGGTAGGGTGCGATTTAAATCTAGATGATGTTTCTTGTATAGAGCTTGATCTCCCTGCTTATGCGGGTAGAGATACGTCAGTTTTTGTAGGTGACAGTGTATTTCTGGGCAGGGAGCCTGATGTCGGAATTAAGGAAGCTTGTGTTTGGTATAAAATGACAAGCGCAACTACAAGTGTAACTCTTGATACCATTGCAGGATTTTGGGTTAAACCATTAGTTACTTCAACCTACATTGTGCAACAAGAGATATGTGGTATGGTAAAATTAGATACGGTTACTATTTATATGGATGCAGTAGGCATCGAAAAATTAAAAATCTTACAAAAGGAATTAAAAGTATATCCGGTGCCTGCTCAGGATTATTTTGAATTGAGGATAGGTAACGGAAAATTAGTTGAAGATTACAACAGTATATGCATTTGTAATATGTTTGGTGAGACGCTATTTGAAAAACTAATAAGTTTTGATGAAAATATTTTGCGGATCAGTACCTCTCAGTTGAGCCCAGGCACTTATTTTATTACTATTCGTAATTCCAAAAATGAAAACATTACCAAAAAATTACTTATTTCTAAATGA
- a CDS encoding T9SS type A sorting domain-containing protein yields MKTLPKNYLFLNELSFFSLKIRKHVLVILVLCTCSLNAQIVNYVNNSGFEDLKHCNSFPNNNRVKFWSGIDTSSFLYQVRNECLNNVPGFSAIYQKPKSGKGFVTGTFLCGGCNSVTNRSYFRNVLKNPLSIGKTYCVKFYVNVKNSSPLGIDGIGAFFGDNTLDTIKYPDIKITYLIPQIKNNTGNIIVDTLNWVEISGTFVASGVEKYMVIGNFLSDANTGTIQIQNPTQQWCDLNLDDVSCVELNLPAFAGRDTAVFAGDSVFLGRTTDVGIDEACVWHQMTSPTSSITLDTIAGFWVKPVVTSTYVVRQEICGMVKLDTVTIYMDVVGIEKLKLLSEELKIYPVPAQDFIQLKISNINLLKEFNLISIYNTFGALMREEEVVFENKTLILKTNDLENGVYFLNLTLRQAQGEKSSKLGNVSRRFVISR; encoded by the coding sequence ATGAAAACATTACCAAAAAATTACTTATTTCTAAATGAGTTGAGCTTTTTTAGTTTAAAAATCAGAAAGCACGTTTTGGTTATTTTGGTTCTGTGTACATGCTCATTGAACGCGCAAATAGTTAACTATGTTAACAATAGCGGTTTTGAAGACTTAAAACATTGTAATAGCTTCCCTAATAATAACAGAGTTAAATTCTGGTCTGGGATAGATACTTCGAGCTTTCTTTATCAGGTCAGAAATGAATGTCTAAACAATGTACCTGGCTTTTCAGCAATATATCAAAAGCCAAAATCAGGTAAAGGATTTGTAACTGGTACTTTTTTATGCGGCGGATGCAACTCTGTTACAAATCGAAGTTACTTTAGGAATGTGTTAAAAAACCCTCTTTCTATCGGTAAAACCTATTGTGTAAAGTTTTATGTCAATGTAAAAAATTCTTCGCCACTTGGGATCGATGGAATAGGTGCTTTTTTTGGAGATAATACCCTTGATACCATAAAGTACCCAGACATAAAAATCACTTATTTAATACCACAAATAAAGAACAATACAGGTAACATAATAGTTGATACTCTTAACTGGGTAGAAATAAGCGGAACTTTTGTAGCAAGCGGAGTAGAAAAATACATGGTGATTGGTAATTTTTTGAGCGACGCAAATACTGGAACCATACAAATTCAAAACCCCACGCAACAATGGTGCGATCTTAATTTAGATGATGTTTCTTGTGTGGAACTTAACTTGCCCGCCTTTGCAGGAAGAGACACAGCAGTGTTTGCAGGAGACAGTGTTTTTTTAGGTCGGACAACCGATGTTGGTATTGATGAAGCTTGTGTTTGGCATCAAATGACTAGTCCAACCAGCAGTATAACTCTTGATACCATAGCAGGATTTTGGGTTAAACCGGTTGTTACATCAACATACGTTGTGCGACAAGAGATATGTGGTATGGTAAAATTAGATACGGTTACTATTTATATGGATGTTGTTGGGATTGAAAAACTAAAGCTCTTAAGTGAAGAATTAAAAATTTATCCAGTACCTGCACAAGATTTCATTCAACTGAAAATCTCGAACATAAATTTACTCAAGGAGTTTAATTTAATTTCTATTTACAATACCTTTGGTGCTTTAATGAGGGAAGAAGAAGTTGTGTTTGAAAACAAAACACTTATTCTTAAAACGAATGATCTTGAAAATGGGGTTTATTTTTTAAATCTTACCCTTCGACAAGCTCAGGGTGAAAAAAGCAGCAAGCTGGGTAACGTTAGTCGTAGGTTTGTTATTTCACGATAG